CGAATTATTGAAAGCAAAACAAGAGGTATTCAGAATTGAGAAAGTAATTCGAAGAGACTATAAAAAGAAACTAGCTTTGGTTAAATGGAAAGGATATAGTGATGATTTTAACAGCTGGATTCCTATAAAAGATCTGCAAAATATATAAAAACAAATTATATAATCATATATTGTATAAGATCATATATACCTCAAAAAGTATATATGGTATGTGTACAGTATTGATTATATGATGCTGATTATTGTTGCTTAAGGTGACCAAAAATGTTACATTTCTAGTCATCTGCTTTTATGTATTCAAATTTATATTGATTACCATTTAATTTTGATATACCAGA
This window of the Alphaproteobacteria bacterium genome carries:
- a CDS encoding chromo domain-containing protein, with translation EEVFTIDKIQYTNPITYKLKDHNNEEIQGSFYEPELLKAKQEVFRIEKVIRRDYKKKLALVKWKGYSDDFNSWIPIKDLQNI